In Cryptomeria japonica chromosome 10, Sugi_1.0, whole genome shotgun sequence, a genomic segment contains:
- the LOC131027565 gene encoding calmodulin-like protein 3 yields the protein MVLDVIRNCVDFHASFKSICLESILFSAICFLLQFYRARIYVCASQMIKTEFFCFSNEKYPEILSDGHCPPSVCMDDENISDSENEKIQTNIRTQDLVRIFHALDSNKDGSVSAEDILGLLEMLGLQYLCDDNMKIMMGLQEHMSCNDFCKLCLSLWEEAESEESMQEVSHEGELREAFSVFDKNGDGFITPSELQQVLLSLRLTEGKDLENCETMIARFDKNSDGRIDFMEFKYMMKLINRSE from the coding sequence ATGGTGCTGGATGTCATTAGAAACTGTGTAGATTTTCATGCTTCTTTCAAGTCTATATGTTTGGAAAGCATTCTCTTCTCAGCAATATGTTTCCTGCTGCAATTCTACCGTGCTCGTATTTATGTCTGTGCAAGCCAGATGATAAAAACAGAGTTTTTCTGCTTTAGCAACGAAAAATATCCAGAGATCCTGTCAGATGGCCACTGCCCACCTTCTGTTTGTATGGATGATGAGAACATCAGCGACTCTGAGAATGAAAAAATCCAGACTAATATCCGAACACAGGATCTTGTTAGAATATTTCATGCCCTGGACAGTAACAAAGATGGGAGTGTAAGTGCAGAGGACATACTAGGTCTGCTGGAGATGCTTGGGCTTCAGTACCTTTGTGATGATAATATGAAGATTATGATGGGTTTGCAGGAGCATATGAGCTGTAATGATTTTTGCAAACTTTGCCTGAGTCTGTGGGAGGAAGCTGAATCTGAAGAAAGCATGCAGGAAGTCTCTCATGAAGGAGAGTTGAGAGAAGCATTCTCTGTTTTTGATAAAAATGGTGATGGTTTTATCACCCCATCTGAGCTTCAACAAGTCCTGCTAAGCCTGAGATTGACAGAAGGGAAAGACTTGGAGAATTGTGAAACTATGATAGCAAGATTTGACAAAAATTCTGATGGTAGAATTGATTTTATGGAATTTAAATACATGATGAAACTGATAAACAGATCTGAATAG